A single window of Bradyrhizobium daqingense DNA harbors:
- a CDS encoding ABC transporter permease: MSALDIKLFRDVRRLWAQVLAVALVVGGGVATLVLAVGSHRSLEETRIAYYERYGFGDVFAQAKRAPKALADRIGEIPGVAAVDTRIAKQALLDIPSFSEPASGQFVSLPDSGEPHLNRLYVRSGRLPEPGRTEEVVVNEPFARAHGFSEGAPFSAILNGKKRELVIVGTALSPEFVYTVGPGDLMPDDRRYAIVWMSEKALAGVYDLDGAFSAVSVKLQPGASEREVISRLDALLDPYGGQAAHGRKDQTSHAWLDHELDMLNNMSRTLPPIFLLVAAFLVNLTLTRLVALEREQIGLLKALGYADRTIVLHYFKFVAFIVVIGIVLGGVAGTWLGLRVTALFGDFFHFPFLVFAKAPDLYVTAGALSAAAAAIGAFRALREVVRLPPAVAMQPPAPPVYRRLLPASVQLDQIVSQPTLMMIRNIARHPVRAAFTTLGMALATAILVVSLFTRDTMEQLIDVTYFLADRQDATIGFSEKRIANVVEQVNRLPGVLAAEPFREVPVRIRHGNVERRITISGRPTDADLRRIIDADLRPVALPGTGLAISAMLGHILGVGAGDTVEVDLLEGARRTVSMPIVATVEDYFGIRGMMDIEALGKLMREAPVVTSVNLSLDENRKEDFYAAVKSMPTVGGVALQRVSLANFRKTVALLVTTMASIYTGLAAVIAFGVVYNNARISLSERARELASLRVLGFTRGEVLRILLLELAILTLIAQPPGWLMGYGLAWVMKTNLAGELMRVRLVVEHSTYVVATSVVVLAAIASAAVIRQRIDNLDLVAVLKTRD; the protein is encoded by the coding sequence ATGAGCGCGCTCGACATCAAGCTGTTTCGGGACGTCAGGCGGCTCTGGGCGCAGGTCCTCGCCGTCGCGCTGGTCGTCGGCGGCGGGGTTGCGACGCTGGTGCTCGCCGTCGGATCGCATCGCTCCTTGGAAGAGACACGGATAGCGTACTACGAACGCTACGGCTTCGGCGATGTGTTCGCCCAAGCGAAGCGGGCACCCAAGGCGCTCGCCGACAGGATAGGCGAGATTCCGGGCGTCGCCGCCGTCGACACGCGCATTGCCAAGCAGGCGTTGCTCGACATCCCCAGCTTCTCCGAGCCGGCCAGCGGCCAGTTCGTTTCGCTGCCCGACAGCGGCGAGCCGCATCTCAACCGTCTCTACGTGCGTTCCGGACGGCTTCCGGAGCCGGGGCGGACCGAGGAGGTCGTCGTCAACGAGCCGTTCGCCCGTGCTCACGGCTTCTCGGAAGGGGCGCCGTTCTCGGCCATCCTGAACGGCAAAAAGCGCGAGCTCGTCATCGTCGGCACCGCGCTGTCACCCGAGTTCGTCTACACGGTCGGACCGGGCGACCTGATGCCGGATGATCGCCGCTACGCGATCGTCTGGATGTCGGAGAAGGCGCTCGCCGGCGTCTACGATCTCGACGGTGCCTTCTCGGCGGTGTCGGTCAAGCTGCAGCCGGGCGCCTCCGAGCGCGAGGTGATCTCGCGCCTCGACGCCCTGCTCGACCCCTATGGCGGGCAGGCGGCCCATGGCCGGAAGGACCAGACCTCGCACGCCTGGCTCGATCATGAGCTAGACATGCTCAACAACATGAGCCGCACGCTGCCGCCGATATTCCTTCTGGTCGCCGCCTTCCTGGTCAATCTCACCCTGACCCGGCTGGTCGCGCTCGAGCGCGAGCAGATCGGGCTCCTGAAGGCGCTGGGCTACGCTGACAGGACCATCGTGCTGCACTACTTCAAGTTCGTCGCCTTCATCGTCGTGATCGGCATCGTGCTGGGCGGCGTCGCCGGCACGTGGCTGGGTTTGCGCGTCACCGCCCTGTTCGGCGACTTCTTCCACTTCCCGTTCCTGGTGTTCGCGAAGGCGCCGGACCTTTACGTCACCGCCGGCGCACTCAGCGCGGCGGCTGCGGCCATCGGTGCGTTCCGGGCGCTGCGCGAGGTGGTGAGGCTGCCGCCTGCCGTCGCCATGCAGCCGCCGGCTCCTCCTGTGTACCGGCGGCTGCTCCCGGCGAGCGTCCAACTAGATCAGATCGTCTCGCAGCCCACATTGATGATGATCCGCAACATCGCCCGGCATCCGGTCAGGGCAGCATTTACAACGTTAGGAATGGCGCTTGCGACCGCGATCCTGGTTGTCTCGCTGTTCACGCGGGACACCATGGAGCAACTGATCGACGTGACGTACTTCCTCGCCGACCGGCAGGATGCGACCATCGGCTTTTCCGAGAAGCGGATCGCGAATGTCGTGGAGCAGGTGAACCGGCTGCCGGGCGTTCTCGCCGCCGAGCCGTTCCGCGAGGTGCCCGTCCGGATCCGCCATGGCAACGTCGAACGCAGGATCACGATCAGCGGCCGCCCCACTGATGCCGATCTGAGGCGCATCATCGATGCCGACCTTCGGCCGGTCGCGCTCCCCGGGACAGGCCTCGCCATCTCCGCCATGCTCGGGCACATCCTCGGGGTGGGGGCCGGGGACACGGTCGAGGTCGACCTGCTGGAGGGCGCCCGTCGCACGGTCAGCATGCCGATCGTGGCGACCGTCGAGGACTATTTCGGCATCAGGGGGATGATGGATATCGAGGCGCTCGGCAAGCTGATGCGCGAGGCCCCCGTCGTGACCAGCGTGAACCTTAGTCTCGACGAAAACCGCAAGGAAGACTTCTACGCGGCGGTGAAGTCCATGCCGACGGTCGGAGGCGTGGCGCTGCAGCGCGTTTCTCTGGCGAATTTCCGCAAGACCGTCGCGCTCCTCGTCACGACGATGGCGAGCATCTACACCGGGCTTGCCGCCGTGATCGCGTTCGGCGTCGTCTACAACAACGCGCGCATCTCGCTGTCCGAACGGGCGCGGGAATTGGCCAGCCTTCGCGTGCTCGGCTTCACGCGCGGCGAGGTGCTGCGCATCCTGCTGCTCGAGCTCGCGATCCTGACCCTGATCGCGCAGCCGCCCGGGTGGCTGATGGGCTATGGGCTCGCTTGGGTCATGAAGACGAACCTCGCCGGCGAACTGATGCGCGTCCGCCTCGTCGTCGAGCATTCGACCTACGTGGTCGCCACCTCCGTCGTGGTACTGGCGGCCATCGCTTCCGCTGCGGTCATCCGCCAGCGCATCGACAACCTGGACCTCGTCGCGGTCCTCAAGACGCGAGACTAG
- a CDS encoding ABC transporter ATP-binding protein, giving the protein MSELVFTAKQLTKTYVSGEVTVHALNEVDLEIAEKEVVVLLGPSGSGKTTLLNIMGGLDRPTSGRLFFRDLDLTDLGDRELTKYRRDHVGFVFQFYNLVPSLTAYENVALVTEVAKNPMRPPEALALVGLEERMHHFPAQLSGGEQQRVAIARAIAKRPAVLLCDEPTGALDSKTGIRVIEALLGVNRQLGTTTVIITHNASIQDVADRVLFFADGRIARVRTNEVRREAAELVW; this is encoded by the coding sequence ATGAGCGAGCTCGTCTTCACGGCAAAGCAGCTAACGAAGACCTATGTCTCCGGCGAGGTGACGGTCCATGCTCTCAATGAAGTCGATCTCGAAATCGCCGAGAAGGAAGTGGTCGTGCTACTCGGACCGTCCGGCAGCGGCAAGACAACGCTGCTCAACATCATGGGCGGTCTCGACCGACCGACGAGCGGCAGGCTGTTCTTCCGCGACCTGGACCTGACGGACCTCGGGGACCGCGAGCTCACGAAGTACCGCCGCGACCACGTCGGCTTCGTCTTCCAATTCTACAATCTGGTGCCGAGCCTTACCGCCTACGAAAACGTCGCGCTGGTCACCGAAGTCGCCAAGAACCCGATGCGGCCCCCCGAAGCGCTCGCGCTGGTCGGACTCGAAGAGCGAATGCACCACTTTCCCGCACAGCTATCCGGCGGCGAGCAGCAGCGCGTCGCCATCGCCCGCGCGATCGCGAAGCGCCCGGCGGTGCTGCTCTGCGACGAGCCGACCGGCGCGCTCGACTCGAAAACCGGCATTCGCGTCATCGAGGCGCTGCTTGGCGTCAACCGGCAGCTCGGCACGACCACCGTCATCATCACGCACAATGCCAGCATCCAGGATGTCGCCGACAGGGTGCTGTTCTTCGCCGACGGCCGGATCGCCCGCGTCCGGACGAACGAGGTCCGCCGGGAAGCGGCCGAACTCGTCTGGTGA
- a CDS encoding methyltransferase family protein produces the protein MHDTAPAYGLWSLVIVNSAVFILFAYSFFKPQTSRDWRSFGAFSAFLVALFVEMYGFPLTIYFLSGWLQSHYPNVDWFSHDAGHLLEMMFGWKTNPHAGPFHILSFIFIGAGFVLISAAWRVLYDAQQTRSLATTGPYSYVRHPQYVGFILVMFGFLLQWPTILTLAMFPVLTIMYVKLARDEEREALTEFGEAYARYAAEVPAFIPHPSRLFGQGSSGGYRHG, from the coding sequence ATGCACGACACGGCGCCTGCCTACGGCCTGTGGAGCCTCGTCATCGTCAATTCGGCGGTGTTCATCCTCTTCGCCTACAGCTTCTTCAAGCCGCAGACATCCCGCGACTGGCGCTCGTTCGGGGCTTTTAGCGCCTTTCTGGTTGCGCTGTTCGTCGAAATGTACGGCTTCCCGCTCACCATCTACTTCCTTTCCGGCTGGCTGCAATCGCACTATCCCAACGTCGACTGGTTCTCGCATGACGCGGGCCACCTGCTTGAGATGATGTTCGGCTGGAAGACCAATCCCCACGCCGGACCGTTCCACATCCTGAGCTTCATCTTCATCGGCGCAGGCTTCGTCCTGATCTCCGCCGCGTGGAGGGTGCTGTACGATGCGCAGCAGACCCGCAGCCTTGCGACCACAGGCCCCTACAGCTACGTCCGGCACCCGCAGTACGTCGGCTTCATCCTGGTGATGTTCGGGTTCCTGCTGCAGTGGCCGACGATCCTCACGCTGGCGATGTTTCCGGTGCTGACGATCATGTACGTCAAGCTGGCGCGTGACGAGGAGCGCGAGGCCCTGACCGAGTTCGGCGAGGCCTACGCGAGGTATGCGGCCGAAGTCCCTGCGTTCATTCCCCATCCAAGCCGGCTGTTCGGACAGGGCTCTTCGGGCGGCTATCGTCACGGCTGA
- a CDS encoding DUF2933 domain-containing protein yields MSVQDHSGYRERPQEGVSTKAKGGLVLIGFLVIAGALLFTEHRAHVLGLLVWLPLIACPLMHFFMHGGHGHHHGGGRPNDSRSA; encoded by the coding sequence ATGTCGGTGCAGGACCATTCCGGATATCGAGAGCGCCCTCAGGAGGGCGTGTCTACCAAAGCCAAAGGCGGCTTGGTCCTGATAGGTTTCCTGGTCATCGCCGGCGCGCTTCTGTTCACCGAGCATAGGGCTCATGTGCTCGGACTCCTGGTCTGGCTGCCGCTCATCGCCTGTCCGCTGATGCACTTCTTCATGCACGGGGGACACGGGCACCATCACGGCGGGGGCCGGCCGAACGATTCAAGGAGCGCGTGA
- a CDS encoding Spy/CpxP family protein refolding chaperone, whose amino-acid sequence MRALTLAAALLVSAIGYSAWAQSDAEHQGHHPDQKEQQKQPEPKAAQPDKAGSQRMPGAGMMGGGMMDMMGANMMDMMGANMPMSDMMRMMGMMRQFGGDGMGGMETIDRVEGRIAFLRTELKITEAQTSAWNAFADALRTNAKTLGGMRGSMMMPQQGTGSPDLVEKLSLQEKWLAARLDGTRAIKSALSNLAGTFSEEQKKTAEELLAPHMGMMPMMSAMRGGATTGMGMPTGKSPK is encoded by the coding sequence ATGCGCGCATTGACCCTCGCCGCCGCGCTACTCGTCTCGGCCATCGGGTATTCTGCCTGGGCCCAATCGGACGCCGAGCACCAAGGTCACCATCCCGATCAGAAGGAGCAACAGAAGCAGCCTGAGCCCAAGGCGGCTCAGCCCGACAAGGCCGGCTCTCAGCGCATGCCGGGTGCGGGAATGATGGGCGGCGGAATGATGGACATGATGGGCGCCAACATGATGGACATGATGGGCGCCAACATGCCGATGTCGGACATGATGCGGATGATGGGCATGATGCGGCAGTTCGGCGGCGACGGAATGGGCGGCATGGAGACCATCGATCGCGTCGAGGGCCGGATCGCTTTTCTCCGGACCGAGCTCAAGATCACCGAAGCGCAGACCTCCGCCTGGAACGCGTTCGCCGACGCTTTGCGGACCAATGCCAAGACGCTCGGAGGGATGCGCGGTTCGATGATGATGCCGCAACAGGGCACCGGATCACCGGACCTCGTCGAGAAGCTGTCGCTCCAGGAAAAATGGCTCGCGGCGCGCCTCGATGGCACCCGTGCGATAAAGTCGGCGCTCTCCAACCTGGCCGGAACGTTTTCCGAGGAGCAGAAAAAGACCGCGGAAGAACTGCTCGCGCCGCACATGGGCATGATGCCGATGATGTCGGCGATGCGGGGCGGCGCTACGACGGGCATGGGGATGCCGACCGGCAAGTCGCCGAAGTAG
- a CDS encoding universal stress protein, whose product MAIKDVLLTLTSYPEPTPVSVIDRAVSLISPFAAHIAAISCEVHVQIPGTFLSGVGNVGSIVASEAHKSRKNAQDLLATFEAASTKSGLLHEIILERCQTSEVPDLLVDYARLRDLTIVPVPESYDQWYAEAIIFGSGRPTLVLPEATASKEAELNRVIVAWDFSRAAARAVSDAIPIMEKAREVFILTVTNEKAISNRRSSSELAKNLSRHGIDVVVEEVDAAGRAIGDVLASQIASRRADLLVMGAYGHSRLREFILGGATRSILTRPPIPVLLSH is encoded by the coding sequence CAAGGACGTTCTGCTCACCTTGACCAGCTATCCCGAACCGACGCCGGTTTCAGTCATCGACCGCGCCGTATCGCTGATCTCACCATTTGCCGCGCACATCGCGGCAATCTCTTGTGAAGTCCATGTGCAGATACCCGGGACTTTCCTGTCCGGGGTCGGCAATGTCGGATCAATCGTGGCCAGCGAGGCTCACAAGAGCAGGAAAAATGCGCAGGACCTGCTGGCGACTTTTGAAGCGGCCTCCACGAAATCGGGGCTGCTGCACGAGATCATTCTCGAGCGTTGCCAGACGTCCGAGGTCCCGGACCTCCTGGTAGACTATGCTCGGTTGCGTGATCTCACCATCGTGCCGGTGCCGGAATCCTACGACCAATGGTACGCTGAAGCGATCATCTTCGGTTCGGGGAGACCGACGCTGGTGCTGCCGGAGGCCACCGCCTCAAAGGAGGCCGAACTTAATAGAGTGATCGTTGCGTGGGATTTCAGCCGCGCGGCGGCACGTGCCGTCTCCGATGCGATCCCGATCATGGAGAAGGCGCGAGAGGTGTTTATTCTCACGGTGACCAATGAGAAGGCGATTTCGAACCGGCGCTCGTCGTCCGAACTTGCGAAGAATCTCTCGCGTCATGGCATCGATGTGGTCGTCGAGGAGGTCGACGCCGCAGGACGGGCCATCGGCGACGTCCTCGCGTCTCAGATAGCTTCCCGCAGGGCGGATCTGCTCGTCATGGGGGCGTATGGTCATAGCCGTTTACGAGAGTTCATATTGGGAGGCGCGACCCGCAGCATTCTCACGAGGCCGCCAATCCCCGTGCTGTTGTCGCACTGA